CTGCTGGTCTACCGGGTTGCTGCCGATTCAATCCTATTACACCGCCGATTAAAAGTGCCATCGCTAAGCGAAACGTAATCGTCAGCCAGTCATCAGGATGGAAGAACAGGAAGCTAGCATCTTTGTTCATAAGCTGACTAAACCCCGATAAATCTATCGACTAATGCGATATTAAGCTTAATGCTAGGTTAAGGTCAAGTTAAGAAGACTGCTGGGTTCTTGTTCAGATCGCTCTACAGCAGTCTAACGCGATCGCCCCTACAAAGCTTTCTTAAATTTTCAAGTTCGATCAGCTACAATTCGCTAGGAATATTGTCAATTAACTCTTCAAAGTTATTGCTGTTATTTAAAGCTGCCACAACTCGATAATTTGGTTGAGAGTAAATAGTTAGGTAATCGATTTCTGCAAAATTTGTTCTCACCGGATACGCTAGTAATTCTTTGTCTAAGCAGAATTTTGCGTCAACGCCATTTTTATTGCCCCTGGCATCAACCCGAACCCAGCGATTTAAACTATTTAAATAAATTGCATTTAAGCCATGCAATATGAAACGATCGGGTTGCTCGTCTCTGAAGACCAAGCGTTGATAGCAGAATCCGGTGGGAATTTTCAAATA
Above is a window of Leptolyngbyaceae cyanobacterium DNA encoding:
- a CDS encoding transglutaminase family protein, whose protein sequence is MNLDFATSDLNEYLALSDVIDFDDRNIQFLANQLSAQTKDDVEIAQKAYEFVRDKIPHSFDINGKYVTCQASRVLQHQEGICFAKSHLLAAILRYLKIPTGFCYQRLVFRDEQPDRFILHGLNAIYLNSLNRWVRVDARGNKNGVDAKFCLDKELLAYPVRTNFAEIDYLTIYSQPNYRVVAALNNSNNFEELIDNIPSEL